A window of the Plasmodium vivax chromosome 12, whole genome shotgun sequence genome harbors these coding sequences:
- a CDS encoding hypothetical protein (encoded by transcript PVX_083555A), whose protein sequence is MVFPYDNTLPKYKFYQTVVHRYSTNRPVVPVTSHQVYTQNFYDNSASNLITTYIFLILFLSLCYRLIDKAFFQGRLISSIFGFDEEDIDSRVETEPDDIDYGKSDDEDSYNYDDSEEKEEQGQKPEKVTLESPDNAEIDMSS, encoded by the exons ATGGTGTTCCCATACGACAATACCCTtccaaaatataaattctaCCAAACTGTAGTTCACAGATATTCAACTAACCGACCAGTAGTTCCAGTGACTTCCCACCAAGTGTATACCCAAAACTTCTATGACAATTCGGCCAGTAATCTGATTACTACCTACATTTTCttgattttgtttttatccTTGTGCTACAGATTAATTGATAAG GCGTTTTTCCAAGGCCGATTAATAAGCAGTATCTTCGGTTTCGATGAAGAAGATATAGACTCCAGAGTTGAAACTGAACCTGATGATATTGATTACGGCAAATCTGATGATGAGGATTCCTACAACTATGATGACtcagaagaaaaggaagaacagGGACAAAAACCTGAAAAAGTAACTTTGGAATCCCCAGATAACGCAGAAATCGACATGTCCTCATAA
- a CDS encoding tryptophan-rich antigen (Pv-fam-a) (encoded by transcript PVX_083550A) encodes MEVNALQNSKFDPLNLAVPIINEGINVGKRLIERLDVPAVADLVLTATFFTLYKLYNDFKKMKILQPRENHEIFYDALDTLDGDLSTEEKIQKQLREVENHNRKVQKLQDWFKDVEKRVKAERRKIDLATGRAKSDDLIKRARQTSKYVIKPEQEIALEDTEEKEIMENGVKKIQNGLRIIEELMQKLDDGTGKMPKDNLGSYKQEVEIPEDKIAEFDEGLELFQEGLKLIEARVKNNAGDNEIEEIKIELEEPNEEEEDGDNSSPYLYSQDAVVQEPLLASERKSYKGKMAQVEKWINEIDETIKNEAMKIKEGVEAEVKPPESFAQDAGKTKGQAEKNTTKEETHENVYEQGQNMGEEPSGELTEEWKAKEWKKWINNTEKQWGNFTQSFEQHKQKWVNKKESEWEEWLTNIHYNWIGFTNKLEGDYINDKVNAWTKWGEKEWKGIIEMEWKRPMKVKWTKLVEKNEKIWGDKLFNYWDNWKDKKWNEWKNMNWKKKEEEKWNNSEKRKDLNKDENWKEWKKRLLREKKEWENWVNEKEDFLMDSEETHWEKWKEYKWNYLNEWMKQMEVDWLKSKPWEVWKQARSDFYESNVKLEDDSQHSEGEYSVSS; translated from the exons atGGAAGTAAATGCACTGCAGAATAGCAAATTCGATCCACTCAACCTGGCCGTTCCCATCATAAATGAGGGAATAAATGTCGGCAAAAGACTGATAGAAAGACTTGACGTGCCGGCAGTCGCCGATCTAGTGTTAACAGCGACGTTTTTCACTCTGTATAAGCTATATAAtgactttaaaaaaatgaag ATCCTGCAGCCGCGAGAAAACCACGAAATATTCTACGACGCGCTGGACACTCTAGATGGAGATCTCAGCACGGAAGAGAAAATTCAAAAGCAGCTACGCGAAGTAGAAAATCATAACAGAAAAGTACAAAAGTTACAGGACTGGTTTAAAGATGTAGAAAAGAGAGTAAAAGctgaaaggagaaaaatagaTTTAGCAACAGGAAGAGCCAAAAGTGATGATCTGATAAAAAGAGCAAGACAAACATCAAAATATGTAATCAAACCGGAACAAGAAATAGCGCTAGAAGATacggaagaaaaagaaatcatGGAAaatggagttaaaaaaatccaaaacGGGTTACGCATAATAGAAGAATTGATGCAAAAACTTGATGATGGCACAGGGAAAATGCCGAAAGACAATTTAGGATCATATAAGCAAGAAGTAGAAATCCCTGAGGATAAAATCGCAGAATTTGATGAAGGCCTAGAATTATTCCAAGAAGGCTTAAAACTAATTGAAGCTCGTGTAAAGAACAATGCAGGAGATAACGAaatagaagaaataaaaatagaactAGAAGAACCgaacgaagaagaggaagatgggGATAACTCATCTCCCTATTTATATTCCCAAGATGCAGTTGTACAAGAACCACTTTTAGCATCAGAGCGGAAATCATACAAAGGGAAGATGGCGCAAGTAGAAAAGTGGATAAACGAAATTGACGAAAcgataaaaaatgaagcaatgAAGATAAAGGAAGGAGTGGAAGCGGAGGTCAAACCACCCGAATCATTTGCACAAGACGCAGGAAAGACAAAGGGacaagcagaaaaaaacacaaccAAAGAAGAAACACATGAAAATGTATACGAACAAGGACAAAACATGGGAGAAGAACCCAGTGGCGAATTGACCGAAGAGTGGAAAGCTaaagaatggaaaaaatggataaacAACACAGAAAAACAGTGGGGAAATTTTACACAATCCTTTGAACAACATAAACAAAAGTGGGtcaacaaaaaagaaagtgaaTGGGAAGAATGGCTCACAAATATTCACTACAATTGGATTGGATTTACCAACAAATTGGAAGGAGATTATATAAACGATAAAGTAAACGCTTGGACGAAATGGGGTGAAAAGGAATGGAAGGGAATAATCGAAATGGAGTGGAAAAGACCTATGAAAGTAAAATGGACAAAAttggtagaaaaaaatgaaaaaatttgggGAGATaagctttttaattattgggACAACtggaaagataaaaaatggaacgaatggaaaaatatgaactggaaaaaaaaagaagaggaaaagtgGAATAATtccgaaaaaaggaaagatttaaataaagatgaaaattggaaggaatggaaaaaaagattgttaagggaaaaaaaggaatgggAAAATTGGGTCaacgaaaaagaagattTCCTAATGGATTCAGAAGAGACACACTGGGAAAAGTGGAAAGAGTACAAGTGGAATTACCTGAATGAATGGATGAAGCAAATGGAAGTGGACTGGTTAAAGTCCAAACCGTGGGAAGTCTGGAAGCAGGCAAGGAGCGATTTCTACGAATCAAACGTAAAACTGGAAGATGATTCGCAGCACAGTGAAGGGGAGTATTCGGTCAGCtcttaa
- a CDS encoding hypothetical protein, conserved (encoded by transcript PVX_083545A), translated as MKTTTTLRCLFLPHISPLFFPPPKPLQNKAANAIYQGINPYLDIKKYSEEALKQIQWHRNLSDDWYVKDDKIVNDSGVTIKEVEHRINRGEISIGSLCYDGDKHDDVRNLFVKLIDELFFSNYGECLEVEKKLYLSTQVLLKKLQDDISEDFEAILHVARHHIKNFFKNTSAHNQQELEKITGINMTLSLNDEGKLLFNNKHLHRFLALTKFELNINLEQEYSTFENYSLISDIQCVYVDLAIEISKVEEDIVKYLHSALHRFPLKYYRDANAFAVMFQSNAMIILEDNLHVNLYHKYVEQMEKSNASFRIDIKPIDSLLQDMLSILNHTIDYNVHALFVKLNKHLNGDLKSLIGFFLYLFNIEKFRNHDIIKSIKEKGDDLEENKILSNTYDLFMIEKNDINIAEIKFKIFVKNKFDFNVDDKKVRSLEKKLYDIYQNKHLVEAFNLIAYQILIKRIVKDYAYFVEVLKRTSYRYQPLFKKVIDVFLVRRDEHILTIPRKKYDKLVKDYIKIKDNSNFHFNILGGNQNITNSLSRLKRQMNKIKIMIKILMCLNDEMTTLKDVSRLTPGEKERNKKAIIFYSYLIREFKDDWFH; from the exons atgaAAACCACCACCACCCTCCGTTGCCTATTTTTACCtcatatttccccccttttttttcccccccctaaaCCTTTGCAGAATAAAGCAGCAAATGCTATCTACCAAGGAATCAACCCATACCTTGACATAAAAAA atACAGTGAAGAAGCGCTTAAACAAATCCAATGGCACAGGAACTTATCCGACGACTGGTACGTCAAAGATGATAAGATCGTAAACGATTCCGGTGTTACAATAAAAGAAGTGGAGCATAGAATTAATCGAGGAGAAATAAGCATTGGGAGTTTATGCTACGACGGAGACAAACATGACGACGTGAGAAATTTGTTTGTGAAATTAATAGATGAGCTCTTCTTTTCAAACTATGGAGAGTGCCtagaagtggaaaaaaagttatatcTCTCTACGCAAGTTctgctaaaaaaattgcaagaTGATATAAGCGAAGATTTTGAAGCCATTCTCCACGTGGCTAGACatcacataaaaaatttcttcaaaaacaCAAGTGCACATAACCAGCAagaattggaaaaaataacaggaATAAATATGACCCTGAGCCTCAATGACGAAGGAAAATTACTATTTAATAACAAACATTTACATCGATTCCTCGCTTTAACAAAATttgaattaaatataaatttagaGCAAGAATATTCAACATTTGAAAATTATTCCCTCATTAGTGATATACAATGTGTTTACGTCGACCTTGCTATTGAAATTTCCAAAGTAGAAGAAGacattgtaaaatatttgcattcAGCTTTACATAGATTTCCTCTCAAGTACTACCGTGATGCCAATGCCTTCGCAGTTATGTTCCAGAGTAATGCTATGATAATTCTGGAAGATAATCTACACGTTAATCTGTACCATAAATATGTAgagcaaatggaaaaatcaAATGCCAGTTTTAGGATAGATATTAAGCCAATAGATTCGCTACTCCAAGATATGCTTAGCATACTAAATCATACCATTGACTACAATGTACATGCACTCTTTGTAAAACTAAATAAACACCTAAATGGAGACCTAAAATCCCTCATAGGGTTTTTTctctatttatttaatatagaaaaatttagaaatcATGACATTATAAAAtctataaaagaaaaaggggacgacttagaagaaaataaaatcctgTCCAATACGTATGACTTATTtatgatagaaaaaaatgacataaaCATTGcagaaattaaatttaaaatttttgtaaaaaataaatttgattttAATGTGGATGATAAAAAAGTTCGATCGCTGGAGAAAAAACTTTACGACATTTACCAAAATAAACACCTCGTCGAAGCATTCAATTTAATTGCGTACCAAATATTAATCAAACGGATAGTCAAAGattatgcatattttgtGGAAGTCCTTAAGAGAACTTCCTACAGATATCAACCACTTTTTAAGAAAGTGATCGACGTATTTCTTGTCCGAAGAGATGAACACATACTCACCAttccaagaaaaaaatatgacaaatTGGTGAAGGACTATATCAAAATTAAGGACAACAgtaatttccattttaacaTCCTGGGTGGTAATCAAAACATAACTAATTCGTTATCACGTCTAAAAAggcaaatgaacaaaattaaaattatgataaaaattttaatgtgcCTCAATGATGAGATGACTACCCTCAAGGACGTTTCCAGGCTCACTCCCGGCGAAAAGGAGCGCAATAAAAAGGCCATCATCTTCTATTCCTACCTAATTAGGGAGTTCAAGGATGACTGGTTTCATTAG
- a CDS encoding hypothetical protein, conserved (encoded by transcript PVX_083535A) encodes MEIASDEEGNNANGKINRSPSNCDNFSEVSSESIFGARKSGDNRDGDPRDGDHGDIAYGSPLGGSPHAATSEGVSFYDVEGVSGAKGHSEGKFNSEEEGSEGRSGYHSGERSEDLLKGNVYETGVLPRDEMYNSYTDDELEKFFEDEEKEVDGMNNKSAHVMQGDRLGADTSASIKGGTWLPRGDDSNFLREEEYENFYSNQDFSPSVHGEEGGMKPSNEHNEEGSDSSSHNNIVMNKSYEGNFTLGNKKLTLNTDVTDPIDLGNGPNDDLSFMSNSSHSAARSNLVEDEKKGASGGSDSAGGNINSAKGDNNGDVGEGEGDPEGKNQNETVKEEKVKREDGGSNSYEGETSKNEISQGSELGSPQKDDITRTNKDEEKERPNLCDAKNEDDEKDEVESEKLNKLDSVHYFENKESQESANNSKFLFKKKKIHEDQSTPLWYKHKRHFFIFTYSGKPVFTRYGNEENLTSFYGTLLAIISKIESFSFSDFSTDTKTDKRGTGMYTKNSLKCIISKNTKVVYLDKEVLCLVCISKANESTNYILQILNYMYFQIISLLTKSIEKSFQIKPSFDIRYLLDGADVLMCNLISSCSRNMYSIFDGFEPLPLKQEYRNKIHNLISSFKINNVLLSFLIVHDKIIGISVSKYAIHSMDVIILINMITSMKSFKNAESWTPICLPIYNPNLFLYAYINYIRKKICCVYICSHASSRDFFHLSRHTSMIETVTERCNKDATKMMSVDSGCYDEIVKASDNSPFALPEIPGIDIIHVCYYIPYLKQYYSSKISLDKVKRIFRVYQKCDDILRDSKLPAQIYLEAEYEKFYCIKTNLYHLYLSVPFHVEVNDDNINEILKVIAAHHKEIFINNIKQITS; translated from the exons ATGGAAATTGCTTCTGACGAAGAAGGAAATAACGCAAATGGAAAGATCAATAGAAGCCCATCTAACTGTGATAACTTTTCGGAGGTATCCTCCGAGTCGATTTTTGGTGCAAGGAAAAGCGGCGACAATCGTGATGGCGATCCCCGCGATGGTGACCATGGTGATATTGCATATGGGAGCCCCCTGGGGGGCTCTCCTCACGCTGCCACTAGCGAAGGTGTAAGCTTCTACGATGTGGAAGGCGTAAGTGGGGCAAAAGGACATTCAGAGGGGAAATTCAACAGTGAGGAGGAAGGCTCGGAGGGACGCTCGGGGTATCACTCTGGGGAACGCTCGGAGGACCTGCTAAAAGGGAATGTTTACGAAACGGGGGTGCTACCCCGTGACGAAATGTACAATTCCTACACAGATGACGAGTTGGAAAAGTTCTTTGAGGATGAAGAGAAGGAAGTGGACGGAATGAACAACAAATCTGCGCATGTAATGCAGGGAGACCGCTTAGGAGCAGACACTTCTGCTTCGATAAAAGGTGGGACATGGCTACCAAGAGGGGACGacagcaattttttaagggAAGAAGAATACGAAAATTTTTACAGCAACCAggatttttccccctcggtACATGGCGAAGAGGGCGGAATGAAACCATCTAATGAACATAACGAGGAAGGGTCAGACAGCTCCTCCCACAATAACATCGTTATGAATAAAAGTTACGAGGGAAACTTTACGTTGGGGAATAAGAAGCTGACGTTAAATACGGACGTCACGGACCCCATAGATTTGGGAAACGGACCGAATGACGATTTGTCCTTTATGAGCAACTCGTCACACAGTGCTGCGAGGTCGAATTTGGTGGAGGAtgagaaaaagggggcgtcAGGGGGGAGTGACTCTGCGGGGGGAAATATCAACAGCGCGAAGGGAGACAATAATGGCGATGTTGGGGAGGGTGAAGGTGACCCTGAGGGGAAAAACCAAAACGAGACggtgaaggaagaaaaagtaaaGCGCGAAGATGGAGGTAGCAACTCCTACGAAGGGGAGAcatcaaaaaatgaaatttctCAGGGGAGCGAGTTGGGTAGTCCACAAAAGGATGACATCACAAGAACGAATAAggatgaggagaaggaaagaCCCAATTTGTGTGATGCGAAAAACGAAGATGATGAAAAAGACGAAGTGGAAAGTGAAAAGTTGAATAAACTGGACAGTGTacactattttgaaaataaagaatcCCAAGAGAGTGCAAacaattcaaaatttttatttaagaaaaagaaaattcatGAAGATCAAAGCACCCCCTTGTGGTATAAACACAAAAggcacttttttattttcacctaTTCGGGGAAACCAGTCTTTACAAGATAtggaaatgaagaaaatttgaCGAGTTTTTATGGGACGCTGTTAGCAATTATATCAAAAATTGAgtcgttttccttttcagaTTTTAGCACAGATACAAAGACAGATAAAAGGGGCACAGgaatgtacacaaaaaattctttaaaatgtattataagtaaaaatacCAAGGTGGTTTATCTGGACAAGGAAGTCTTATGTTTAGTTTGCATTTCCAAGGCTAATGAGAGTACGAACTACATTTTGCAGATTTtgaattatatgtattttcaaattatatCTTTATTAACCAAAAGTATTGAAAAATCTTTTCAAATAAAACCATCATTTGATATAAGGTATTTGCTGGACGGCGCTGATGTCCTCATGTGCAATTTAATATCTTCATGCTCTAGAAATATGTATTCCATTTTTGATGGTTTTGAGCCCTTGCCATTAAAACAGGAGTATCGGAACAAAATTCACAATTTGATTTCATCcttcaaaattaacaacGTCTTGTTGTCCTTCTTAATTGTGcatgataaaattatagGCATATCTGTATCGAAGTATGCTATCCACTCGATGGACGTGATAATCCTCATCAATATGATAACGTCCATGAAGTCCTTTAAGAATGCCGAGTCGTGGACGCCCATTTGCCTGCCCATTTATAACCCAAA cCTTTTCCTGTACGCCTACATCAACTacattaggaaaaaaatctgcTGCGTGTACATCTGCTCGCATGCGTCGTCCCGAGACTTTTTCCACCTCTCCAGACACACCTCCATGATTGAAACGGTTACTGAAAGATGCAACAAAGAtgcaacaaaaatgatgagcgTTGA CTCCGGTTGCTACGACGAAATTGTGAAGGCGTCAGACAACTCCCCATTCGCGCTCCCAGAAATCCCGGGCATCGACATCATCCACGTGTGCTACTACATCCCATACCTAAAGCAGTATTATAGCTCCAAAATTAGCCTCGATAAGGTGAAAAGAATTTTCAGAGTGTACCAAAAGTGTGACGACATATTAAGAGATTCAAAATTACCTGCACAAATATACCTGGAAGCGGAGTATGAAAAATTCTACTGCATCAAAACGAATCTATACCATTTGTATTTGTCCGTCCCGTTTCACGTCGAGGTGAACGATGATAATATCAATGAGATTTTAAAAGTTATAGCGGCGCACCATAAGGAGATATTTATTAACAACATAAAGCAGATTACTTCGTAA